The following proteins are co-located in the Siansivirga zeaxanthinifaciens CC-SAMT-1 genome:
- the ttcA gene encoding tRNA 2-thiocytidine(32) synthetase TtcA, with translation MLHFQKVAPIAFEIIAVNLDQKQPGFPVDVLPNYLNNLGVTYKIIEKNTYKIVIEKTPEGKTTCSLCSRLRRGTLYEAARDLKCNKLALGHHRNDILETFFLNFFFAGKMETMPPKFKNDAGDLIVLRPLAFCSEDDIETYSNLVQFPIIPCNLCGSQENLQRKKVKQMISDWETEFPDRNTIMMHALQNVYPSHLLDHNIYNFNTLESNVDETQLS, from the coding sequence ATGCTACATTTTCAAAAAGTAGCACCCATTGCTTTTGAAATTATAGCCGTTAATTTAGACCAAAAACAACCTGGATTTCCAGTAGATGTTTTACCAAATTACCTCAACAATTTAGGTGTAACCTATAAAATTATAGAGAAAAACACTTATAAAATTGTGATAGAAAAAACACCTGAAGGAAAAACAACCTGTAGTTTGTGTTCCCGATTAAGACGCGGCACGCTTTATGAAGCAGCCCGAGACTTAAAATGTAACAAACTAGCTCTGGGGCATCACCGAAACGATATTTTAGAAACATTTTTTCTTAATTTCTTTTTTGCCGGAAAAATGGAAACCATGCCACCCAAATTTAAAAACGATGCTGGCGATTTAATCGTACTTAGACCCCTGGCTTTTTGCAGCGAAGATGATATTGAGACGTATTCTAATTTGGTGCAATTCCCCATTATACCCTGTAATTTATGTGGTTCACAGGAAAATTTACAGCGTAAAAAAGTAAAACAAATGATATCGGATTGGGAAACTGAATTTCCAGACAGAAACACCATTATGATGCATGCTTTACAAAATGTGTATCCTTCGCACCTTTTAGACCATAATATTTACAATTTTAATACGCTGGAAAGTAACGTCGATGAAACACAACTTTCTTAA
- the metK gene encoding methionine adenosyltransferase: MAYLFTSESVSEGHPDKVADQISDALIDNFLAFDKESKVACETLVTTGQVILAGEVKSHTYLDVQKITRDTINKIGYTKGEYMFDGNSCGVLSAIHEQSEDINQGVDRGSKEEQGAGDQGMMFGYATNETENFMPLALDLSHRILIELAALRRENKDITYLRPDSKSQVTIEYSDDNVPQRIDAIVVSTQHDDFADDETMLAKIRKDIVEILIPRVVAKLPEPIQALFNTNIKYHINPTGKFVIGGPHGDTGLTGRKIIVDTYGGKGAHGGGAFSGKDPSKVDRSAAYATRHIAKNLVAAGVASEVLVQVSYAIGVVEPMGIFINTYGTCPFNMTDGEIAEIVSKVFDMRPFAIEERLKLRAPIYSETAAYGHMGRENEIVTKTFTQPNGESVTLDVELFTWEKLDFVDKVKEAFSL; this comes from the coding sequence ATGGCTTATTTATTTACTTCAGAGAGTGTTTCTGAAGGACACCCAGATAAGGTAGCAGATCAAATTAGTGATGCTTTAATCGATAATTTTTTGGCGTTCGATAAAGAATCGAAAGTAGCATGCGAAACGTTAGTAACTACCGGTCAAGTAATTCTTGCTGGAGAAGTTAAATCGCATACCTATTTAGATGTACAAAAAATAACAAGAGATACTATTAATAAAATTGGCTATACCAAAGGCGAGTATATGTTCGACGGCAACTCGTGTGGTGTATTATCTGCCATTCATGAACAATCTGAAGACATAAACCAAGGTGTAGATCGTGGCAGCAAAGAAGAACAAGGTGCAGGCGACCAAGGTATGATGTTTGGATACGCTACCAACGAAACCGAAAATTTTATGCCTTTAGCCTTAGATTTATCGCATAGAATTTTAATTGAATTGGCTGCGCTGCGTCGTGAAAACAAAGACATTACTTATTTAAGACCAGACTCTAAAAGCCAGGTAACTATCGAATATAGCGACGATAATGTTCCGCAACGTATTGATGCTATCGTAGTTTCTACGCAGCATGACGATTTTGCCGACGACGAGACCATGCTTGCTAAAATTAGAAAAGATATTGTTGAAATTTTAATACCGCGTGTGGTTGCGAAATTACCTGAACCTATTCAAGCGCTTTTTAATACCAATATTAAATACCATATTAACCCAACCGGCAAATTTGTAATTGGTGGACCTCATGGCGATACCGGACTTACAGGACGTAAAATTATAGTAGATACTTACGGTGGTAAAGGTGCTCATGGAGGTGGTGCTTTTTCTGGAAAAGACCCAAGTAAAGTAGACCGTAGTGCTGCTTATGCAACACGCCATATAGCTAAAAACCTGGTTGCTGCTGGAGTTGCCTCAGAAGTTTTAGTACAAGTAAGTTATGCCATTGGTGTGGTAGAACCTATGGGAATTTTTATAAACACCTACGGCACTTGTCCGTTTAACATGACCGATGGCGAAATAGCCGAAATTGTATCGAAAGTATTCGATATGCGCCCGTTTGCTATTGAAGAGCGTTTAAAATTACGCGCACCAATTTACAGTGAAACAGCCGCATACGGCCATATGGGACGCGAAAACGAAATTGTTACAAAAACGTTTACGCAGCCAAATGGCGAAAGCGTTACCCTAGATGTAGAATTGTTTACCTGGGAAAAATTAGACTTTGTAGACAAAGTAAAAGAGGCATTTAGTTTATAA
- the ilvD gene encoding dihydroxy-acid dehydratase — protein sequence MKELNKHSKRLTQDESQPASQAMLYAVGLTEEDMNKAQVGIASTGYDGNPCNMHLNKLKDEVKIECNIAGLVGLGFNTIGVSDGISMGTSGMNYSLVSRDIIADSIETVMNAQSYDALIAIVGCDKNMPGAIIAMLRLNRPSIMMYGGTIASGKYKGRKLNIVSAFEALGQKVAGEISEEEYKEIIKSAIPGAGACGGMYTANTMASAIECMGFALPYNSSIPAENPNKLSESERTAIAIKNLLELDLKPLDIISKKSIENAIALVNALGGSTNAVLHFLAIAHAADIEFTLEDFQRVSDRTPLIADLKPSGKYLMEDVHGIGGTPAVMKYLLDNGYLHGDCMTVTGKTLAENLKDVEPLKFENDQDVIYPKDKALKSSGNLQILYGNLATEGAVAKISGNEGLVFEGKAVVYDGEQAANTGISNGEVAKGDVVVIRYVGPKGGPGMPEMLKPTSLIMGAGLGKSVALITDGRFSGGTHGFVVGHITPEAQNGGTIGLLKTGDRIKISAEDNSINVLISDEELAERRAQWQEPALKHNKGILYKYAKSVASASKGCVTDAF from the coding sequence ATGAAAGAACTTAATAAGCATAGTAAAAGATTAACACAAGATGAATCTCAACCAGCTTCACAAGCCATGTTATACGCAGTAGGTTTGACAGAAGAGGATATGAATAAAGCACAAGTGGGTATTGCCAGTACAGGATACGATGGAAATCCTTGTAATATGCACTTAAACAAATTGAAAGATGAGGTAAAAATTGAATGTAACATAGCTGGTTTAGTAGGTTTAGGATTTAATACTATTGGCGTAAGTGATGGTATTTCTATGGGAACATCGGGAATGAACTATTCATTAGTTTCCAGAGATATTATTGCCGATTCTATTGAGACGGTTATGAATGCTCAAAGTTATGATGCTTTAATAGCTATTGTTGGTTGTGACAAAAATATGCCAGGTGCTATAATTGCGATGTTACGTTTAAATCGTCCGTCAATTATGATGTATGGCGGAACCATTGCTTCAGGAAAATATAAAGGAAGAAAATTAAATATTGTTTCGGCTTTTGAAGCTTTAGGTCAAAAAGTAGCTGGAGAAATTAGCGAAGAAGAATACAAAGAAATTATAAAAAGTGCCATTCCAGGCGCTGGTGCTTGTGGGGGTATGTATACTGCCAACACCATGGCTTCGGCTATTGAATGTATGGGATTTGCTTTGCCTTACAACTCATCGATCCCTGCAGAAAATCCAAATAAATTAAGCGAAAGCGAAAGAACAGCTATTGCTATTAAAAATTTATTGGAATTAGATTTAAAACCTCTAGATATTATTTCAAAAAAATCCATTGAAAATGCGATTGCTCTTGTAAACGCTCTTGGAGGCTCTACTAATGCGGTGTTGCATTTCTTAGCCATTGCTCATGCAGCAGATATCGAATTTACTTTAGAAGATTTTCAACGTGTAAGTGATAGAACACCATTAATTGCCGATTTAAAACCTAGTGGAAAATATTTAATGGAAGATGTTCACGGTATTGGAGGAACACCTGCCGTAATGAAATATTTATTAGATAATGGTTATTTACATGGCGATTGTATGACGGTTACAGGAAAAACGTTGGCCGAAAACTTAAAAGATGTAGAGCCGCTTAAGTTTGAAAACGATCAAGATGTTATTTATCCAAAAGATAAAGCATTAAAATCATCAGGAAACTTACAAATTCTTTATGGAAACCTAGCAACCGAAGGTGCTGTAGCAAAAATATCTGGTAATGAAGGATTGGTTTTCGAAGGAAAAGCTGTGGTTTACGATGGCGAGCAGGCTGCAAATACAGGAATATCAAACGGCGAAGTAGCCAAAGGCGATGTTGTGGTTATTCGTTATGTAGGGCCAAAAGGTGGTCCAGGTATGCCAGAAATGTTAAAACCAACATCATTAATTATGGGTGCTGGATTAGGAAAATCGGTAGCATTAATTACCGATGGTCGTTTTTCTGGTGGTACGCATGGTTTTGTGGTAGGTCATATTACTCCCGAAGCTCAAAATGGTGGAACCATTGGTTTGCTTAAAACAGGCGATCGAATTAAAATTAGCGCAGAAGACAACTCAATAAATGTTTTAATCTCTGATGAGGAATTAGCAGAGCGTAGAGCACAATGGCAAGAACCTGCGTTAAAACATAATAAAGGTATATTGTATAAATATGCAAAATCGGTAGCATCGGCCTCAAAAGGTTGTGTTACAGATGCATTTTAA
- the ilvB gene encoding biosynthetic-type acetolactate synthase large subunit, translated as MKTETQNKTQVVANNTIRIPGSEAVVRSLIAEGVDILYGYPGGAIMPVYDELYKFQNEIHHVLTRHEQGAAHAAQGYARISGRVGVAIATSGPGATNLITGIADAQIDSTPLVCITGQVASHLLGSDAFQETDIVGISTPVTKWSCQITKASEIPGVLAKAFYIARSGRPGPVLVDITKDAQFGELDFEYKKCTGVRSYTSVPKTNPEAVKAAADIINSAKKPMIVWGQGVILGKAEAELKAVIEKAGIPSAWTILGASAIPTSHPLNIGMVGMHGNYAPNKLTNECDVLIAIGMRFDDRVTGNLNTYAKQAKVVHFDIDPAEIDKNVKTDVAVIGDSKDSLAQLLPLLEAKSHDAWLQEFKDLYDIEFEKVIKNDIYPTKEGLTMGEVLKQINIETKGSAAIVSDVGQHQMIACRYADFNVSKSNITSGGLGTMGFALPAAIGAKMAAPDRHVVAIIGDGGFQMNIQELGTVFQQKVPVKIVVLNNEFLGMVRQWQQLFFDKRYASTEMTNPDFVTIAKGYYIEAKRISKREELEGAIKEMIASENSYFLEVCVEKEDNVFPMIPTGASVSDIRLS; from the coding sequence ATGAAAACAGAAACACAAAATAAAACACAGGTTGTGGCAAATAATACTATTAGAATTCCAGGAAGCGAAGCAGTTGTTAGAAGTTTAATAGCAGAAGGCGTGGACATTCTATATGGTTATCCAGGAGGCGCTATCATGCCTGTTTATGATGAGTTGTATAAGTTTCAAAACGAAATTCATCACGTTTTAACTAGACACGAGCAAGGTGCAGCGCATGCAGCACAAGGTTATGCTCGTATTTCTGGGCGAGTAGGTGTTGCCATTGCAACATCGGGTCCAGGTGCAACAAACTTAATTACAGGTATTGCAGATGCACAAATAGACTCAACACCTTTAGTGTGTATTACGGGTCAGGTAGCATCTCATTTATTAGGAAGCGATGCGTTTCAAGAAACCGATATTGTAGGTATATCTACACCCGTTACCAAATGGAGTTGCCAAATAACCAAGGCATCTGAGATTCCTGGTGTTTTAGCGAAAGCTTTTTATATTGCCAGAAGTGGAAGACCAGGTCCAGTTCTTGTGGATATCACAAAAGATGCTCAATTTGGTGAGTTAGATTTTGAATATAAAAAATGTACAGGCGTTAGAAGTTATACGTCTGTTCCAAAAACAAATCCGGAGGCTGTAAAAGCAGCGGCCGATATTATTAATTCAGCTAAAAAACCAATGATTGTTTGGGGTCAAGGTGTTATTCTTGGTAAAGCTGAAGCAGAATTGAAAGCAGTTATAGAAAAAGCAGGTATTCCATCGGCTTGGACTATTTTAGGAGCGTCTGCAATTCCAACCTCACATCCTTTAAATATTGGTATGGTTGGTATGCATGGTAATTATGCGCCTAATAAATTAACAAACGAGTGTGATGTTTTAATAGCGATTGGTATGCGTTTCGACGACCGTGTTACGGGTAATTTAAACACCTACGCTAAACAAGCTAAAGTGGTACATTTTGATATTGATCCAGCCGAGATTGATAAAAATGTAAAAACCGATGTTGCTGTTATTGGTGACTCAAAAGATAGTTTAGCGCAATTGTTACCATTACTTGAAGCAAAATCACACGATGCTTGGTTACAAGAATTCAAAGATTTATATGATATTGAATTTGAAAAAGTAATAAAAAATGATATATACCCAACCAAAGAAGGTTTAACCATGGGTGAGGTATTAAAGCAAATAAATATTGAAACCAAAGGTAGCGCAGCGATTGTGTCTGATGTGGGTCAGCATCAAATGATTGCTTGTCGTTATGCCGATTTTAACGTCTCAAAAAGTAATATTACCTCTGGTGGTTTAGGTACCATGGGGTTTGCTTTACCAGCAGCTATTGGGGCTAAAATGGCAGCGCCAGACAGACATGTTGTAGCTATTATTGGCGATGGTGGTTTTCAAATGAATATTCAGGAATTAGGCACGGTGTTTCAACAAAAAGTACCAGTAAAAATTGTGGTTTTAAATAACGAGTTTTTAGGTATGGTACGCCAGTGGCAACAGTTGTTTTTCGATAAGCGCTACGCTTCAACAGAAATGACGAATCCAGATTTTGTAACCATAGCAAAAGGCTACTATATTGAAGCAAAACGCATCAGTAAACGCGAAGAATTAGAAGGCGCTATTAAAGAAATGATAGCTTCAGAAAACTCTTATTTCTTAGAGGTGTGTGTAGAGAAAGAAGATAATGTATTTCCAATGATACCAACAGGAGCTTCTGTTTCAGATATACGTTTAAGCTAA
- the ilvN gene encoding acetolactate synthase small subunit, whose protein sequence is MNEEIKTFTISIYTENNIGLLNRISAIFQRRHINIESLTTSQSEIDGVNRFVIVVNITETQAKKIVGQFEKQIEVIRAFYHTDEQTIFTESCMFKIKSALLFEEPQIQNIIKESNARIVTVNKEFFVLEKSGRRNEIESLRRDLNVFGIMQFVRAGRIAVTKDEMKVTELLLAFNNQ, encoded by the coding sequence ATGAACGAAGAAATAAAAACATTCACGATTTCAATTTACACCGAAAATAACATTGGGTTATTAAATCGTATATCAGCTATTTTTCAACGCCGACATATCAATATTGAAAGCTTAACAACATCGCAATCTGAAATTGATGGTGTAAACCGTTTCGTAATAGTCGTTAACATTACAGAAACTCAAGCAAAGAAAATTGTTGGTCAATTTGAAAAACAAATTGAGGTTATTAGAGCATTTTATCATACAGACGAGCAAACAATTTTCACGGAGTCATGTATGTTTAAAATTAAATCGGCTTTATTATTTGAAGAGCCTCAAATTCAAAATATTATAAAAGAAAGTAATGCCAGAATTGTAACGGTAAACAAAGAGTTTTTTGTTTTAGAAAAATCTGGCAGAAGAAACGAAATTGAATCTTTACGTCGAGATTTAAACGTATTCGGTATTATGCAATTTGTGCGTGCCGGTCGTATTGCAGTAACAAAAGACGAAATGAAAGTAACAGAATTGCTTTTAGCATTCAATAACCAATAA
- the ilvC gene encoding ketol-acid reductoisomerase, which produces MGNYFNTLSLRDKLTQLSKCRFMDSSEFEDGVNVLKGKKIVIVGCGAQGLNQGLNMRDSGLDISYALRAEAIAEKRKSYVNASENGFNVGTYEELIPTADLVLNLTPDKQHTSVVNAVMPLMKKGATLSYSHGFNIVEEGTQIREDLTVIMVAPKCPGTEVREEYKRGFGVPTLIAVHEENDPEGKGWAQAKAYAAATGGDRAGVLASSFIAEVKSDLMGEQTILCGLLQTGSILCFDKMVEKGIEPGYASKLIQYGWETITEGLKYGGITNMMDRLSNPAKIKAFELSEELKDIMRPLFQKHMDDIMEGRFSSGMMEDWANNDEKLLTWRAATAETNFEKTPAGDVEISEQEYYDNGVLMVAMVRAGVELAFEAMTDSGIIDASAYYESLHETPLIANTIARRKLYEMNSVISDTAEYGCYLFDHACKPLLGDFMKKIDTDVIGKAYASSNGKGVDNAKLIAVNKALREHPVEKIGSFLRASMTAMKPIV; this is translated from the coding sequence ATGGGAAATTATTTTAACACACTATCGTTAAGAGATAAATTAACTCAATTATCGAAGTGTCGATTTATGGATTCTTCAGAATTCGAAGATGGTGTAAATGTATTAAAAGGTAAAAAAATTGTTATCGTAGGCTGTGGAGCTCAAGGTTTAAACCAAGGGTTAAACATGAGAGATTCTGGTTTAGATATTTCTTATGCTTTACGTGCAGAGGCGATTGCCGAAAAACGTAAATCGTATGTAAATGCAAGCGAGAACGGATTTAATGTTGGAACTTACGAAGAATTAATTCCAACAGCCGATTTAGTTTTAAACTTAACACCAGATAAACAACATACAAGTGTTGTAAATGCTGTAATGCCTTTAATGAAAAAAGGAGCAACATTATCGTATTCTCATGGTTTTAATATTGTTGAAGAAGGTACGCAAATCCGTGAAGATTTAACCGTTATTATGGTGGCGCCTAAATGTCCAGGTACAGAGGTAAGAGAAGAGTATAAAAGAGGTTTTGGTGTACCAACATTAATAGCGGTACACGAAGAAAACGATCCAGAAGGAAAAGGTTGGGCTCAAGCGAAAGCTTATGCAGCAGCTACTGGTGGTGATAGAGCAGGTGTATTAGCATCGTCTTTTATTGCTGAGGTAAAATCAGATTTAATGGGTGAGCAAACCATTTTATGTGGATTGTTACAAACAGGTTCTATTCTTTGTTTCGACAAAATGGTAGAAAAAGGTATCGAACCAGGATATGCTTCAAAATTAATTCAATACGGTTGGGAAACTATTACTGAAGGTCTTAAATATGGTGGTATTACTAACATGATGGACAGACTATCTAACCCAGCAAAAATTAAAGCTTTTGAATTATCTGAAGAATTAAAAGATATCATGCGTCCGTTATTCCAAAAACATATGGATGATATTATGGAAGGTCGTTTTTCTAGCGGAATGATGGAAGATTGGGCTAATAATGATGAAAAATTATTAACCTGGAGAGCAGCAACTGCCGAAACAAACTTCGAAAAAACACCAGCTGGAGATGTTGAAATTTCAGAGCAAGAATACTACGATAATGGTGTATTAATGGTGGCTATGGTAAGAGCAGGTGTAGAATTAGCTTTTGAGGCTATGACCGATTCTGGAATTATCGATGCATCGGCATACTACGAGTCGTTACATGAAACACCACTTATTGCAAATACCATTGCAAGACGTAAATTATACGAAATGAACAGCGTAATCTCTGATACAGCAGAGTACGGTTGTTATTTATTCGATCACGCTTGTAAACCTTTATTAGGAGATTTCATGAAGAAAATCGATACCGATGTTATTGGTAAAGCGTATGCTTCAAGTAACGGAAAAGGTGTAGATAATGCAAAATTAATAGCAGTAAACAAAGCATTAAGAGAGCACCCGGTTGAAAAAATCGGATCCTTCTTAAGAGCTTCCATGACCGCTATGAAACCAATCGTTTAA
- the ilvA gene encoding threonine ammonia-lyase IlvA, whose product MNKEKTYFPSIDNIKVAADTIKKVSAVTPLGASQRYSKQFDANILLKREDLQQVRSYKIRGAYNKISSLTKEESAHGVVCASAGNHAQGVALSCKLLKIHGVIYMPAPTPNQKIEQVKMFGEDYINIKLVGDTYDDAYHAAMIECDEFKKTFIHPFNDEKVIEGQANIGLEILEQTTVPLDYVFIAIGGGGLAAGLSTVFKNMSPHTKIIGVEPEGAPSMQVSIKNNVNTELDHIEKFIDGAAVKRVGDLTFAICKETLHDVITVPEGKVCETILELYNKDAIVVEPAGALSISALDFYADKIKGKNVVCVVSGSNNDITRTAEIKERALLYANLKHYFIVTFPQRAGALKEFVVNILGPNDDITHFQYAKKTNRENGSAVVGIQLKSSSDLEPLIARMKQRNFYGDYLNNKPELFQFLV is encoded by the coding sequence ATGAATAAGGAAAAAACCTATTTTCCTAGTATTGATAATATAAAAGTAGCTGCCGATACCATTAAAAAAGTATCGGCAGTTACGCCTTTAGGGGCAAGCCAAAGGTATTCAAAACAATTCGATGCTAATATTCTTTTAAAACGCGAAGATTTACAACAAGTACGCTCCTATAAAATTAGAGGGGCTTACAATAAAATAAGCTCACTAACAAAAGAAGAGTCTGCTCATGGGGTTGTATGTGCTAGTGCAGGTAACCATGCGCAAGGCGTGGCTTTGTCTTGTAAGTTGCTTAAAATACATGGTGTTATTTATATGCCAGCACCAACACCTAATCAAAAAATTGAACAGGTTAAAATGTTTGGGGAAGATTATATAAATATCAAACTGGTTGGTGATACTTACGACGATGCTTACCATGCGGCTATGATTGAGTGCGATGAATTTAAAAAAACATTCATACACCCCTTTAACGACGAAAAAGTTATTGAAGGGCAGGCAAACATTGGTTTAGAAATATTAGAACAAACAACTGTGCCTTTAGATTATGTTTTTATTGCCATAGGTGGTGGAGGTTTAGCAGCTGGACTATCTACAGTTTTTAAAAATATGTCGCCCCATACAAAAATTATTGGGGTTGAGCCCGAAGGTGCCCCTTCGATGCAAGTTTCAATAAAAAACAATGTAAATACAGAGTTAGATCACATTGAAAAGTTTATTGATGGAGCTGCAGTAAAACGCGTAGGCGATTTAACTTTTGCCATTTGTAAAGAAACGTTACATGATGTTATTACCGTTCCCGAAGGCAAAGTGTGTGAAACTATTTTGGAACTTTATAATAAAGATGCCATTGTAGTAGAACCGGCCGGAGCTTTGAGTATTTCTGCATTAGATTTTTATGCCGATAAAATAAAAGGGAAAAATGTGGTATGTGTTGTTAGTGGAAGTAATAATGATATTACGCGAACAGCCGAAATTAAAGAACGTGCCTTGCTATATGCGAATTTAAAGCACTATTTTATTGTAACATTTCCTCAGCGTGCCGGTGCTTTAAAAGAATTTGTGGTAAATATTTTAGGTCCGAATGATGATATTACCCATTTTCAATATGCCAAGAAAACAAACAGAGAAAATGGTTCGGCAGTGGTAGGTATTCAATTGAAATCGTCTAGTGATTTAGAGCCGCTAATTGCACGAATGAAACAGCGAAATTTTTACGGAGACTACTTAAATAATAAACCCGAGTTGTTTCAGTTTTTAGTGTAA
- a CDS encoding NADP-dependent glyceraldehyde-3-phosphate dehydrogenase codes for MSTAINTIPAPYKITSLLHQNTYLVDGELKVWDGEKTEVYSTISSTQDYKPTLLGTIPNLGEAQAMETLNAALNAYDRGQGLWPTMKVLDRIACMEKFVTQMKTKRAEVVKLLMWEIGKNLPDSEKEFDRTVDYIYDTIEDYKQIDRDSAKFEKNDGVYAHIRRGPLGVVLCLGPYNYPLNETFSLLIPALIMGNTVVFKPAKHGVLLISPLLEAFQSSFPKGVVNVVYGRGRVLATPIMQSGKVDILALIGNSKSANALQSVHPKGNRLRMVLGLEAKNPAIILPDADLDLAVNECIAGALSFNGQRCTALKVLYVHDSIVEEFNKRFSEKVDALKFGNPWEEGVKLTPLPEVEKPAYIKELIDDATSKGAKLLNKKGGEITENFIFPAVLYPVTKEMRVFNEEQFGPVVPVVPFSHIDEPLDDMAESNYGQQVSLFGKDVKTIAPLIDTLVNLVCRVNLNSSCQRGPDVYPFTGRKDSAFSTLSVHDALRSFSIRTFVASKDNAYNNAILNELLETKASNFISTDYIL; via the coding sequence ATGAGCACAGCCATAAACACCATTCCAGCACCCTATAAAATCACATCGCTTTTACATCAAAACACCTATTTGGTCGATGGTGAACTAAAAGTTTGGGATGGAGAAAAAACAGAAGTTTATTCTACAATTTCTTCAACCCAAGATTATAAACCAACCTTACTGGGAACAATTCCAAATTTAGGTGAAGCTCAGGCTATGGAGACATTAAATGCTGCTTTAAATGCCTACGATAGAGGGCAAGGGTTATGGCCAACCATGAAAGTTTTAGATCGTATCGCTTGCATGGAAAAATTTGTAACTCAAATGAAAACCAAGCGCGCCGAAGTTGTAAAATTACTCATGTGGGAAATTGGTAAGAATTTACCAGATTCTGAAAAAGAGTTCGACAGAACCGTAGATTACATTTACGATACTATTGAAGATTATAAACAAATTGATAGAGATTCGGCAAAATTTGAAAAAAATGATGGCGTTTATGCACACATAAGAAGAGGTCCACTGGGAGTTGTTTTATGTTTGGGGCCTTATAATTATCCTTTAAACGAGACGTTTTCGCTACTTATTCCTGCTTTAATTATGGGGAATACAGTTGTTTTTAAACCGGCGAAACACGGTGTTTTATTAATTTCTCCATTGTTAGAGGCTTTTCAAAGTAGTTTTCCTAAAGGTGTTGTAAACGTTGTTTATGGTCGTGGACGTGTATTAGCAACGCCCATAATGCAATCTGGAAAGGTTGATATTTTAGCATTAATTGGTAATAGTAAATCTGCCAATGCCCTGCAATCTGTGCACCCTAAAGGGAATAGATTGCGTATGGTTCTTGGGTTAGAAGCCAAGAATCCTGCCATTATTTTACCCGATGCCGATTTAGATTTAGCCGTTAACGAGTGTATTGCAGGGGCATTATCTTTTAACGGACAACGTTGTACGGCTTTAAAAGTTTTATATGTTCATGATTCTATTGTTGAGGAATTTAATAAGCGTTTTTCAGAAAAAGTAGATGCGCTTAAATTTGGTAATCCATGGGAAGAAGGCGTTAAGTTAACGCCATTACCAGAAGTTGAAAAGCCAGCCTATATTAAAGAATTAATAGACGATGCTACCAGTAAAGGAGCTAAATTACTTAATAAAAAAGGAGGTGAGATTACAGAAAACTTTATTTTTCCTGCAGTGTTATACCCGGTAACTAAAGAAATGCGTGTGTTTAACGAAGAGCAGTTTGGTCCTGTGGTGCCTGTGGTGCCGTTTTCTCATATCGATGAGCCTTTAGATGATATGGCAGAATCTAATTACGGACAACAAGTAAGTTTGTTTGGAAAAGACGTTAAAACGATTGCACCATTAATTGATACTTTAGTAAATTTAGTATGTAGAGTTAACTTAAATAGTTCGTGCCAACGCGGACCAGATGTGTATCCATTTACGGGAAGAAAAGATTCGGCATTTAGTACTTTAAGTGTGCACGATGCTTTGCGATCGTTTTCTATAAGAACCTTTGTAGCTTCTAAGGATAATGCTTATAACAATGCTATTTTAAATGAGCTTTTAGAGACAAAAGCCTCTAATTTTATCAGTACAGATTATATTCTTTAA